From a region of the Arachis ipaensis cultivar K30076 chromosome B09, Araip1.1, whole genome shotgun sequence genome:
- the LOC107618537 gene encoding uncharacterized protein LOC107618537, translating into MQLQGGSGGKVINLTHVLVASFAGLIAAAAASRFRRQNSNKDKKIIPNLDRTESGRVGKLEKFSHYVARQMGFEDVNEVPELCRLAHEYLRKAKGCEENIYEYLANERDPDVLYLKLIDEFDRCILTYFAFHWNHASSLISQVLSIDSGQKTKLRNILLAATRNQRFERITKNLKVARVFNTLVEEMKAIKGDSSHCTEVMVPIAHSERSPVLLLMGGGMGAGKSTVLKDILKESFWSGAASNAVLVEADAFKENDVIYRALNSRGHHDDMLMTAELVHQSSTDAASSLLVTALNEGRDVIMDGTLSWEPFVEQTISMARNVHKCRYRMGVGYKVSEEDGTITENYWEQVNETEENDEAEENCNGNSRRNQKPYRIELVGVVCDGYLAVVRGIRRAIMSGRAVRVNSQLKSHKRFANAFPRYCNLVDNARLYCTNSIGGPPKLIGWKDGDNNLLVDPEDIKCLKKIASLNAEADSIYELYKDPSPIMKPGSVWKDIVLAPSRSSDQKHLRESIHKIEKTLRK; encoded by the exons ATGCAGCTGCAAG GTGGTTCTGGTGGAAAAGTAATCAACCTCACACATGTTCTGGTTGCGTCTTTTGCCGGATTGATTGCCGCGGCGGCCGCCTCACGATTCCGGCGGCAGAATTCTAATAAGGATAAGAAGATTATCCCCAATCTAGATAGAACAGAATCTGGGcgtgttggaaagcttgaaaagtTCTCTCACTATGTTG CGAGGCAAATGGGATTCGAGGATGTAAATGAGGTGCCAGAGCTTTGTAGATTGGCCCATGAGTATTTAAGAAAGGCCAAAGGATGTGAAGAAAATATCTACGAATATTTGGCCAATGAAAGGGACCCTGATGTTTTATACTTAAAATTGATAGATGAGTTTGATAGATGCATCCTCACTTACTTTGCATTTCACTGGAACCATGCTTCTTCTCTCATTAGCCAG GTACTAAGTATTGATTCCGGGCAGAAAACAAAGCTGAGGAACATTCTATTGGCAGCTACAAG GAATCAAAGATTTGAGAGAATAACGAAGAATTTGAAGGTAGCAAGAGTTTTCAACACATTGGTGGAAGAGATGAAAGCAATAAAAGGTGACTCATCGCATTGTACGGAAGTGATGGTCCCCATTGCCCATAGTGAGAGGAGCCCTGTTCTGCTTCTCATGGGTGGTGGCATGGGTGCTGGCAAGAGCACCGTTCTTAAGGACATTCTTAAAGA ATCATTTTGGTCTGGAGCAGCTTCAAATGCTGTACTTGTTGAGGCAGATGCTTTCAAGGAGAATGATGTCATTTACAGAGCCCTTAACTCAAGAGGTCACCATGATGACATGCTCATGACTGCTGAATTG GTGCACCAATCATCAACTGATGCAGCATCATCTCTACTGGTGACAGCTCTAAATGAAGGGAGAGATGTGATCATGGATGGAACCTTATCATGGGAGCCTTTTGTAGAGCAAACTATTTCCATGGCAAGAAATGTTCACAAATGCAGGTACCGAATGGGGGTAGGCTACAAAGTTTCAGAAGAAGATGGAACCATAACTGAAAACTACTGGGAGCAAGTGAATGAGACAGAAGAAAATGATGAAGCGGAGGAAAATTGTAACGGAAATTCTCGTCGCAATCAAAAGCCTTACAGAATAGAGTTAGTTGGTGTAGTTTGTGATGGCTATCTTGCTGTTGTTAGAGGCATTAG GAGAGCTATCATGTCAGGCAGGGCTGTAAGGGTAAATTCACAATTGAAGTCTCACAAAAGATTCGCTAATGCATTTCCAAGATATTGCAACCTTGTGGATAATGCTAGGCTATATTGCACAAATTCCATTGGTGGTCCACCAAAg CTCATAGGGTGGAAGGACGGGGATAACAATCTACTGGTGGATCCTGAAGATATCAAATGCTTGAAAAAGATAGCAAGTTTGAATGCTGAAGCCGATTCCATCTATGAACTTTACAAGGATCCCAGCCCTATAATGAAACCTGGTTCTGTTTGGAAAGACATTGTTTTGGCACCTTCAAGGTCAAGTGATCAAAAACACTTGAGGGAATCCATTCATAAAATAGAGAAAACCTTGAGAAAATAG